In one window of Burkholderia cenocepacia DNA:
- a CDS encoding histone H1-like DNA-binding protein — protein sequence MATAKKKPAAKKVAAKKTVAKKAAAPAKKAAVKKVAAKKVAVKKVAAKKAAPAKKAAAKKVAAKKVATKKVAAKKVAAKKVAVKKVAAKKAAPAKKAAAKKVAAKKVAVKKVAAKKAAPAKKAAAKKAAPAKKAAAKKAAPAKKAAAKKAAPAKKAAPAKKAAAPAKKAAAPKKTVVKKAAPATTASTASVAPASGVKTALNPAAAWPFPTGSRP from the coding sequence ATGGCTACTGCCAAGAAGAAACCGGCTGCTAAGAAGGTTGCTGCCAAGAAGACCGTTGCGAAGAAGGCTGCCGCTCCGGCGAAGAAGGCCGCGGTGAAGAAGGTTGCTGCGAAGAAGGTCGCGGTGAAGAAGGTTGCCGCGAAGAAGGCAGCACCGGCGAAGAAGGCCGCTGCAAAGAAGGTCGCAGCCAAGAAGGTCGCAACGAAGAAGGTTGCAGCCAAGAAGGTCGCAGCGAAGAAAGTCGCGGTGAAGAAGGTTGCTGCAAAGAAGGCAGCACCGGCTAAGAAGGCCGCCGCGAAGAAGGTTGCAGCCAAGAAAGTCGCAGTGAAGAAGGTTGCTGCGAAGAAGGCCGCACCGGCGAAGAAGGCTGCTGCCAAGAAGGCTGCGCCTGCGAAGAAGGCTGCTGCGAAGAAGGCCGCGCCTGCGAAGAAGGCTGCTGCGAAGAAGGCCGCGCCCGCCAAGAAGGCTGCCCCTGCGAAGAAGGCTGCCGCACCGGCGAAGAAGGCTGCTGCTCCGAAGAAGACCGTCGTGAAGAAGGCTGCGCCGGCAACGACCGCGTCGACCGCATCGGTTGCGCCGGCATCGGGCGTGAAGACCGCGCTCAACCCGGCAGCAGCATGGCCGTTCCCGACCGGCAGCCGTCCGTAA
- a CDS encoding glycine zipper 2TM domain-containing protein: MLTKKTLTLAAMLTATLTLAGCFTAPGSADVYSVGQAQREQTVRMGTVESVRAVRIQSDGGGSAIGTLGGGALGAVAGSAIGGGKGSILTAIAGGLVGAVAGNAVGENLSTANGVEITVRLDNGDLRSITQAASGEAFRAGERVRLLSSGGVTRVTH, from the coding sequence ATGTTGACGAAAAAAACCCTCACGCTCGCGGCCATGCTGACGGCCACGCTGACCCTCGCCGGCTGCTTCACGGCACCCGGTTCGGCGGATGTCTATAGCGTCGGCCAGGCGCAGCGCGAACAGACGGTCCGCATGGGCACGGTCGAAAGCGTGCGTGCGGTGCGCATTCAGTCCGACGGCGGCGGCAGCGCGATCGGCACGCTCGGCGGCGGCGCACTCGGCGCGGTCGCGGGCAGCGCGATCGGCGGCGGCAAAGGCTCGATCCTGACGGCGATTGCCGGCGGCCTCGTCGGTGCGGTCGCGGGTAACGCGGTCGGCGAAAACCTCAGCACGGCGAACGGTGTCGAAATCACCGTGCGCCTCGACAACGGCGATCTGCGCTCGATCACGCAGGCAGCCAGCGGCGAAGCATTCCGCGCCGGCGAGCGGGTACGCCTGCTGTCGAGCGGCGGCGTCACGCGCGTCACGCACTAA
- a CDS encoding carbohydrate kinase family protein: protein MATLICGSIAYDSIMTFEGRFREHILPDQVHLINLSFLVPTMRREFGGCAGNIGYALHLLGGDARIMGTMGALDAQPYLDRLDQLGLRRDHVRVLPDTYTAQAMITTDLDNNQIAAFHPGAMMQSHLNHAGDAPDIKLAIVGPDGFDGMVQHVEELAKAGVPFVFDPGQGLPLFDGATLRRSIELATYVAVNDYEAKLVSDKTGWSEDEIASRVDALVITRGEHGAIIRHKQGAEQIPVVPAERIADPTGCGDAFRGGLLYGIEHGLDWATTGRLASLMGSLKIAHQGPQTYVLTRAEIDARFETAFGYSLK, encoded by the coding sequence TTGGCTACGCTGATTTGCGGCTCGATCGCCTACGACTCCATCATGACCTTCGAAGGGCGGTTCCGCGAGCACATCCTGCCCGACCAGGTGCACCTCATCAACCTGAGCTTCCTCGTGCCGACGATGCGCCGCGAATTCGGCGGCTGCGCGGGCAACATCGGGTACGCGCTGCATCTGCTCGGCGGCGACGCGCGCATCATGGGCACGATGGGCGCGCTGGATGCGCAGCCGTATCTCGACCGGCTCGACCAGCTCGGCCTGCGCCGCGACCACGTTCGCGTGCTGCCCGATACGTACACCGCGCAGGCGATGATCACGACCGATCTCGACAACAACCAGATCGCGGCGTTCCACCCGGGCGCGATGATGCAGTCGCACCTGAACCACGCAGGTGACGCACCGGACATCAAGCTCGCGATCGTCGGCCCGGACGGCTTCGACGGGATGGTGCAGCACGTGGAAGAGCTCGCCAAGGCCGGTGTGCCGTTCGTGTTCGATCCGGGCCAGGGTCTGCCGCTGTTCGACGGTGCGACGCTGCGCCGCAGCATTGAACTTGCGACCTACGTAGCGGTCAACGACTACGAGGCCAAGCTGGTGAGCGACAAGACGGGATGGTCCGAAGATGAAATCGCCAGCCGGGTCGACGCCCTCGTCATCACGCGTGGCGAGCACGGCGCGATCATCCGCCACAAGCAGGGCGCGGAGCAGATTCCGGTCGTGCCGGCCGAGCGTATCGCCGATCCGACCGGCTGCGGCGACGCCTTCCGGGGCGGCCTGCTGTACGGCATCGAGCATGGGCTCGACTGGGCAACCACCGGCCGCCTCGCGAGCCTGATGGGCTCGCTCAAGATCGCCCATCAAGGGCCCCAGACTTACGTACTGACGCGCGCCGAAATCGACGCACGCTTCGAGACTGCATTCGGTTACAGTCTCAAATGA
- a CDS encoding zinc-ribbon and DUF3426 domain-containing protein, protein MLLATRCPHCETVFRLQQEQLSLHQGLVRCGHCHEVFNAAESLVPEYAQQPEPALTEPAAAPHVGDMRQQAAPARLFATDTPPELPTGTDYKPEGWDMWAPWLDAGVDPSLQHSVETVRTEPLIPLALPSTEAGVVHLSGTPAPFATSPAELDSSTAVEQPAEPHSPQAQHAPHETEEAAPSPAPVERDPREPRFVAHLPSETETAAEPAEPVVPAHFAAPDDERAPREPRFAFTPAPAVTEAETASEPGTFARHDTAPPAVAAHEPVAQPAVPFPAALSDDDRPHFAVTRETRAPQRRGMLGGFFGGLVAAALVGLLAAQLAWWQRETLMIYWPVTQGWFRQACAPLGCTVTPPRAIDGLRLDATDLRQLDGPRELELKVPLTNRYRVALAYPSVELTLLDDTNHVTVRRVLAPRDYVRPGTPIDAGLPPGTTQTMVVRLETNGTPASNFRVQIFYP, encoded by the coding sequence ATGCTTCTTGCGACGCGCTGCCCTCATTGCGAAACCGTCTTCCGGCTGCAGCAGGAACAGCTCTCGCTGCATCAGGGGCTCGTGCGCTGCGGGCATTGCCACGAAGTCTTCAACGCCGCCGAATCGCTCGTTCCCGAGTACGCGCAGCAGCCCGAACCGGCATTGACCGAACCGGCTGCCGCGCCGCACGTCGGCGACATGCGCCAGCAGGCCGCGCCGGCCCGGTTGTTCGCCACCGACACGCCGCCCGAATTGCCGACCGGCACCGATTACAAGCCGGAAGGCTGGGACATGTGGGCGCCGTGGCTCGACGCCGGCGTCGATCCGTCGCTGCAGCACAGCGTCGAGACCGTGCGCACCGAGCCGCTGATACCGCTCGCGCTCCCGTCCACGGAAGCCGGCGTCGTTCATCTGTCGGGTACGCCCGCGCCGTTCGCGACCTCTCCGGCCGAACTCGATTCATCGACGGCCGTCGAGCAACCGGCGGAACCGCATTCGCCGCAGGCGCAACACGCACCGCACGAAACCGAAGAAGCCGCGCCCTCGCCCGCGCCGGTCGAGCGCGACCCGCGCGAGCCTCGCTTCGTCGCCCACCTTCCGTCGGAAACCGAAACCGCCGCCGAACCGGCCGAACCCGTCGTCCCCGCGCACTTCGCCGCGCCGGACGACGAACGCGCGCCGCGCGAACCGCGCTTTGCGTTCACGCCCGCGCCGGCCGTCACCGAAGCCGAAACCGCATCGGAACCCGGCACCTTCGCCCGACACGACACGGCCCCGCCCGCAGTGGCAGCCCATGAACCGGTCGCCCAACCGGCCGTCCCATTCCCCGCCGCACTGTCCGACGACGATCGTCCGCACTTCGCCGTCACGCGCGAAACGCGCGCGCCGCAGCGACGCGGGATGCTCGGCGGCTTTTTCGGCGGTCTCGTCGCGGCCGCGCTGGTCGGATTGCTCGCCGCGCAACTGGCGTGGTGGCAGCGCGAAACGCTGATGATCTACTGGCCCGTCACGCAAGGCTGGTTCCGGCAGGCCTGCGCGCCGCTCGGCTGCACGGTCACGCCGCCGCGCGCGATCGACGGGCTGCGGCTCGACGCGACCGACCTGCGCCAGCTCGACGGCCCGCGCGAGCTCGAACTGAAGGTGCCGCTGACGAACCGCTACCGCGTCGCGCTCGCGTATCCGTCGGTCGAACTCACGCTGCTCGACGACACCAATCACGTCACCGTGCGCCGCGTGCTCGCGCCGCGCGATTACGTACGCCCGGGCACGCCGATCGACGCCGGGCTGCCGCCCGGCACGACGCAGACGATGGTGGTCCGCCTCGAAACGAACGGCACGCCCGCCTCGAATTTCCGCGTCCAGATCTTCTATCCGTGA
- the tpx gene encoding thiol peroxidase yields the protein MSKVTLGGNPIDLAGTFPAVGAQAADFKLVGKDLADLSLASFAGKRKVLNIVPSLDTPTCATSTRKFNEAASSLDNTVVIVVSADLPFAATRFCTTEGLANVVTASTFRTGRAFANAYGVDVTSGPLNGLTARAVVVLDAQDKVIHAELVGEIKDEPNYDAALAALK from the coding sequence ATGAGCAAAGTTACGCTGGGTGGCAACCCGATCGATCTCGCCGGCACGTTCCCGGCCGTCGGCGCGCAAGCCGCCGATTTCAAGCTGGTCGGCAAGGACCTCGCCGACCTGTCGCTCGCCAGCTTCGCCGGCAAGCGCAAGGTGCTGAACATCGTGCCGAGCCTCGACACGCCGACCTGCGCGACGTCGACCCGCAAGTTCAACGAAGCGGCGTCGTCGCTCGACAACACGGTGGTGATCGTCGTGTCCGCCGACCTGCCGTTCGCCGCCACGCGCTTCTGCACGACCGAAGGCCTCGCGAACGTCGTGACGGCATCGACGTTCCGCACCGGCCGCGCGTTCGCGAACGCGTACGGCGTCGACGTGACGAGCGGCCCGCTGAACGGCCTGACCGCACGCGCGGTGGTCGTGCTCGACGCGCAGGACAAGGTGATCCACGCGGAACTCGTCGGCGAAATCAAGGACGAGCCGAACTACGATGCAGCGCTCGCCGCGCTGAAGTAA